One Setaria viridis chromosome 5, Setaria_viridis_v4.0, whole genome shotgun sequence genomic region harbors:
- the LOC140222866 gene encoding uncharacterized protein — translation MELGEFDIDFYPHHVIKSQVLADFVAEWTEIQEPPSLERPKHWVMYFDGALNLEGAGTGVLFISPKGEQLKYVLRIHYRATNNGAEYEALTNRLRIVASLGIKRILTFGDSKVVIEQVNKSCECSKETMDAYCAEVRKLEAHFDGLNFHHVPREHNVVADVLSKLGSKSSQVLIDMFV, via the coding sequence ATGGAGCTCGGTGAATTTGACATCGACTTCTACCCTCATCATGTGATCAAGTCCCAGGTCTTGGCCGACTTTGTCGCTGAATGGACTGAGATTCAAGAGCCACCCTCCCTGGAGAGACCGAAGCACTGGGTGATGTACTTCGATGGTgccctcaacctcgaaggagctggcacaggggtcctcttcatatccccgaAAGGTGAGCAGCTCAAATACGTCCTCCGGATCCACTACAGGGCCACCAACAATGgagccgagtacgaggccctcacAAACAGGCTCCGCATCGTCGCCTCGCTCGGCATTAAGCGCATCCTCACATTTggcgactccaaggttgtcatcgagcaGGTCAACAAGTCCTGTGAGTGCTCCAAGGAAACCATGGACGCCTACTGTGCCGAGGTCCGCAAACTCGAGGCTCACTTTGACGGTCTCAATTTCCATCACGTCCCTAGGGAACACAACGTCGTTGCTGATGTCCTGTCTAAGCTCGGCTCCAAGAGCTCTCAAGTCCTGATCGACATGTTTGTCTAG